Proteins encoded within one genomic window of Rhipicephalus microplus isolate Deutch F79 unplaced genomic scaffold, USDA_Rmic scaffold_16, whole genome shotgun sequence:
- the LOC119171592 gene encoding uncharacterized protein LOC119171592, protein MYQVLIGLMAAAATYATPVAFRPIDTWPAALGIPQATTHDLLDSPSTSERCHLRIETSWMTKHRGTLPDPPTAGYKREPLNQCPLGHGALLGRHSLCSMYQVLIGLMAAAATYATPVAFRPIDTWPAALGIPQATTHDLLDSPSTSERCHLRIETSWMTKHRGTLPDPPTAGYKREPLNQCPLGHGALLGRHSLCSMYQVSYLCRCNCFRSSDDMLLRVSCPINGKWLIWTCYAVSRECMAAALNWSVLEGYDVASQTLLLLAGDIEQNPGPMSVPEREQISKIEEMLKVLQSGQVTVLEKLSGIAKTQDELRKKLDDVITKTNVIEKRLTTLEETEKKFADKLDDLENRSRRTNLVFFGIPDSHPKETWEESENLVKSVCTDVLKLENIAIERAHRLGAYKTERIRPIIASFSGSKSRESVLRNAYRFKGTSYSVSEDFSKAVQEKRRQLWKYSKEKQLDKKNRVHLSYDKLVINGQAFAWDTDMHQPVPLRAHAQILGRK, encoded by the coding sequence ATGTATCAGGTGCTGATCGGGCTCATGGCAGCGGCGGCGACGTATGCTACACCCGTGGCATTTCGACCGATCGACACATGGCCAGCGGCTCTTGGCATTCCACAAGCGACTACGCATGATCTACTAGATTCACCAAGCACCTCGGAGCGGTGCCATCTGCGCATCGAAACGAGCTGGATGACAAAGCATCGTGGTACGCTTCCGGATCCGCCTACTGCTGGCTACAAAAGGGAGCCCCTGAACCAATGCCCACTGGGACACGGCGCTCTTCTCGGCCGTCACTCACTCTGTTCAATGTATCAGGTGCTGATCGGGCTCATGGCAGCGGCGGCGACGTATGCTACACCCGTGGCATTTCGACCGATCGACACATGGCCAGCGGCTCTTGGCATTCCACAAGCGACTACGCATGATCTACTAGATTCACCAAGCACCTCGGAGCGGTGCCATCTGCGCATCGAAACGAGCTGGATGACAAAGCATCGTGGTACGCTTCCGGATCCGCCTACTGCTGGCTACAAAAGGGAGCCCCTGAACCAATGCCCACTGGGACACGGCGCTCTTCTCGGCCGTCACTCACTCTGTTCAATGTATCAGGTTAGTTATTTATGCCGTTGTAATTGCTTTAGAAGCAGTGATGACATGCTTCTTAGAGTGTCGTGTCCCATTAACGGTAAATGGCTTATCTGGACGTGCTATGCTGTTTCTCGCGAGTGTATGGCTGCCGCATTGAATTGGTCTGTCTTGGAGGGTTACGATGTGGCCTCTCAGACATTACTACTCTTGGCTGGTGACATAGAACAAAACCCTGGCCCTATGTCTGTGCCTGAGCGAGAACAGATAAGTAAAATCGAAGAAATGCTAAAGGTGCTACAGTCAGGGCAGGTGACCGTGTTGGAAAAGCTGTCGGGCATTGCTAAAACTCAGGATGAGCTTCGGAAAAAGCTGGACGACGTGATTACTAAAACTAATGTAATTGAAAAGCGCCTTACTACACTAGAGGAAACAGAAAAGAAGTTCGCTGACAAACTAGACGacttagaaaacagaagccggaGAACAAACTTGGTATTCTTTGGAATACCAGATAGTCATCCAAAGGAAACTTGGGAAGAATCCGAAAATCTAGTTAAGTCTGTCTGTACGGATGTATTAAAGCTGGAAAATATAGCAATAGAAAGGGCTCATCGTCTCGGGGCCTACAAAACAGAAAGAATTCGTCCAATAATTGCTAGCTTTTCAGGATCGAAATCAAGAGAATCTGTTCTGCGAAATGCATACAGATTCAAGGGGACGTCATACAGCGTATCAGAAGACTTCAGCAAGGCAGTTCAAGAAAAACGCCGGCAGCTTTGGAAGTACagtaaagaaaaacagctcgacaAGAAAAATCGTGTACATTTAAGTTACGATAAGCTGGTAATCAATGGACAAGCATTTGCCTGGGATACTGACATGCACCAACCAGTTCCTCTTCGGGCGCATGCTCAGATATTGGGGCGGAAATGA